A single Aminobacterium mobile DSM 12262 DNA region contains:
- a CDS encoding glycine/sarcosine/betaine reductase component B subunit, with the protein METLKLRRISISNIEFGTVTEIKDKTLFIDKEELVSLLLEDKQLQSVDIKVARPGESKRIIPVKDVIEPRTKLEEKTYTFPGFFCDPNFLSGRGTTVVLDGAAVVTSGKLVNFQEGLIDMKGKGAEYSIFSKKNNIVLLFEPVPGLGKHEHERSVRNGGIKVARFLAEAVKNYPLYEETTYTVPTLAELLGRNSSLPKVIYVCQAIAQGLLHDNYFYGLNAQGCLPVFMNPTELMDGAVVSGNCAAPCHKHTTYHHQNNPIVEDLLLEHEKNINFLGVIVAPVRTAFVEKERICNQVFKIAEMLGADGAIISEDGGGNPEADLMMLTRLFEKRGIKTVLVTDEYAGSDGASPGLADVTPEADAVVTNGNGNERVILPPMDEVIGHIECVDVITGGHSGSLLPDGSVSMEIAGIMGATNELGIENLTTWAI; encoded by the coding sequence ATGGAAACCTTGAAGCTGAGACGAATCTCAATTTCAAACATAGAGTTTGGGACAGTCACTGAAATTAAGGATAAGACTCTTTTTATAGATAAAGAAGAGCTCGTTTCCCTTCTTCTCGAAGATAAGCAGCTTCAAAGTGTTGATATTAAAGTAGCTCGGCCTGGGGAAAGCAAGCGAATTATCCCTGTAAAAGATGTCATAGAGCCTCGAACGAAACTCGAAGAAAAAACCTACACCTTCCCGGGCTTTTTTTGTGACCCTAATTTCCTTTCGGGTCGAGGAACCACAGTTGTTCTCGATGGGGCAGCTGTGGTGACGTCAGGTAAACTTGTGAATTTCCAGGAAGGTCTCATAGATATGAAGGGAAAAGGTGCGGAATACAGCATCTTTTCGAAGAAGAACAATATAGTTTTGCTTTTTGAGCCAGTCCCTGGTCTTGGGAAACATGAACACGAGCGAAGTGTACGAAACGGCGGCATTAAGGTCGCCCGTTTCCTGGCAGAAGCAGTAAAGAACTACCCTTTATACGAAGAAACAACGTACACGGTTCCTACGTTGGCGGAACTCCTAGGAAGAAACAGCTCATTACCTAAAGTGATTTATGTCTGTCAAGCCATAGCACAAGGATTGCTTCACGATAACTATTTCTATGGTCTCAACGCGCAGGGATGTCTTCCTGTCTTCATGAATCCGACAGAGCTTATGGATGGAGCTGTGGTAAGCGGCAATTGCGCAGCCCCATGCCACAAACATACTACGTACCACCATCAAAACAACCCTATTGTAGAAGATCTTTTATTAGAACATGAAAAAAATATTAATTTTCTAGGAGTTATAGTCGCTCCTGTTCGCACAGCTTTCGTAGAGAAAGAGCGGATCTGCAACCAGGTATTCAAAATAGCTGAAATGCTGGGAGCAGATGGGGCCATTATTTCCGAAGATGGGGGAGGCAACCCCGAGGCCGATCTCATGATGCTCACGAGGCTCTTTGAAAAGCGTGGCATAAAAACAGTGCTGGTCACAGATGAATATGCTGGTTCTGATGGTGCGTCTCCAGGCCTTGCAGATGTAACTCCAGAGGCAGATGCTGTTGTAACGAACGGAAACGGGAATGAGCGAGTGATTTTACCTCCTATGGACGAAGTTATTGGCCATATTGAATGTGTTGATGTCATTACAGGCGGTCATTCCGGCAGTCTTCTCCCTGATGGGTCTGTGTCTATGGAAATAGCTGGCATCATGGGGGCTACCAACGAATTAGGCATAGAAAACCTCACCACATGGGCAATTTAG
- a CDS encoding glycine/betaine/sarcosine/D-proline family reductase selenoprotein B → MKKIKVVHYINQFFGQIGGEDKAGIHPFTTDGPVGIGNIFQQESDNRYVIVKTIICGDNYAAENLETVKEQVLLWVKKEEPDLFIAGPAFAAGRYGTSCGTLCQAITTTLKIPAITAMHPVNPGVDIARKDLFIIETGDSAREISSVVPRMIHLADKVLEKKTIGGPEEEGYIPRGIRTNIRKPQRGSRRAVDMLVNKLYNRPYITELPMPVFDTVPPARPVLNMRDAVIAIGTEGGIVPRGNPDRIEAHNASKWCHYSIEGLDALQKGDYEVAHGGYDPVAANENPNRVLPLDAARILEKEKAFARLHNEYPVTVGNVTAVRSAERYGREIGEMLLSQGVHGVILTSTUGTGTRCGATLAREIERVGLPAVLITAIPSVAFTVGANRIIRGVAIPHPVGAPSEKPAEELAIRKRLLERALKALSEPILEQTIFEE, encoded by the coding sequence ATGAAAAAGATCAAAGTCGTTCATTACATAAATCAATTTTTCGGGCAGATTGGTGGGGAGGATAAAGCAGGTATACATCCCTTTACGACAGATGGGCCAGTGGGTATTGGTAATATTTTTCAACAAGAGTCTGATAATCGGTATGTAATAGTAAAAACGATTATTTGCGGAGATAACTATGCAGCGGAGAACTTAGAGACAGTGAAAGAACAGGTTCTTCTATGGGTTAAGAAGGAAGAACCAGATCTATTTATTGCAGGGCCAGCCTTTGCTGCGGGACGATATGGAACCTCTTGCGGCACCCTATGTCAAGCTATAACAACGACTTTGAAAATCCCAGCTATAACAGCCATGCATCCTGTAAATCCAGGGGTAGATATTGCCAGAAAAGATCTTTTCATTATTGAAACAGGTGATTCAGCTCGGGAAATTTCTTCTGTTGTGCCTCGAATGATTCATCTCGCGGATAAAGTTCTGGAGAAGAAAACTATTGGAGGCCCTGAAGAAGAAGGATATATCCCAAGAGGCATACGAACCAATATACGGAAACCTCAAAGGGGATCTCGGCGAGCAGTGGATATGTTGGTTAACAAACTTTACAACCGTCCTTACATTACAGAACTCCCCATGCCAGTCTTCGATACTGTTCCTCCAGCTCGCCCTGTCTTAAACATGAGAGATGCCGTAATCGCCATTGGTACGGAGGGTGGGATTGTACCTCGAGGAAATCCAGACCGAATAGAGGCTCATAACGCTTCGAAATGGTGTCACTATTCCATAGAGGGCCTCGATGCATTGCAAAAAGGGGATTATGAAGTCGCTCATGGAGGCTACGATCCTGTAGCTGCAAATGAAAATCCTAATCGTGTATTGCCTCTTGATGCTGCACGGATTTTAGAAAAAGAGAAGGCTTTTGCTCGTCTCCATAACGAATATCCCGTTACTGTAGGAAATGTTACGGCGGTGAGGTCTGCGGAACGATATGGGCGAGAAATAGGAGAAATGCTTTTAAGCCAGGGGGTACATGGAGTTATTCTTACTTCCACTTGAGGAACGGGTACTCGTTGCGGAGCAACGTTGGCCCGAGAAATAGAGCGAGTGGGGTTACCAGCAGTTCTCATTACAGCCATCCCATCGGTTGCCTTCACAGTAGGGGCCAACCGAATAATACGAGGGGTTGCTATTCCTCATCCAGTAGGCGCTCCTTCAGAGAAGCCAGCAGAAGAGCTTGCCATCCGGAAACGTCTTCTTGAAAGAGCTCTCAAAGCCTTGTCTGAACCCATTTTAGAACAGACTATTTTCGAGGAATAG
- a CDS encoding GrdX family protein, translated as MRILSNNPRVISAFSQAESIKGSASLVLEFARKYIHVGFVLFAHPLAGNARLCRNPYRSVVLDGPQNEVCARSVLWIDDAIERLSRGQFDSDIAKQDDYSFIDYDLLLSTIRLNIT; from the coding sequence ATGCGTATCCTATCGAACAATCCTCGGGTGATCAGTGCTTTCTCCCAAGCAGAATCTATAAAAGGTTCGGCCTCCCTTGTGTTGGAGTTTGCACGGAAATACATCCATGTGGGGTTTGTTCTCTTTGCGCATCCATTAGCTGGGAATGCTCGTCTTTGCCGAAATCCTTACAGATCTGTTGTACTCGATGGACCTCAGAATGAAGTGTGTGCCCGGTCGGTACTCTGGATTGATGATGCAATTGAACGTCTATCTCGAGGACAATTCGATAGCGATATAGCCAAGCAAGATGACTATAGCTTCATTGATTATGATTTGCTCTTATCGACGATTCGCTTAAATATAACCTAA
- a CDS encoding NAD/NADP octopine/nopaline dehydrogenase family protein, with protein sequence MDHKFAVLGSGNGARAFCAQIGAKGYDVMMWEPLEATEDYKRLREEKKMYLKGDINLEGNLMGVTMDIAEAMDKAKVLFVVVPSFAHEPIFKKMLPHLKDGQHVVVVPGNYAGFRLRKIMKEAGVDVKISISETASMPYACRISSYNTVRIFKKKFKLQIATSPAAEAKEVFEIMQDIFKGYVEFIPSNSLLAIDLDNINFTLHPLPVLLNYGAIEKNPEGFRHYMDGITPEITKLMEKMDEERRAIGRAYGVNLIEALEQLKMFYGDNDTKTYYEYVQSPQSPYEDLIGHNIKGRYLTEDVPGVLVPALLLARKAGCSAPTVELAVELASRLHGVDYLKNGTTLETLGIADLSIDQIRNI encoded by the coding sequence ATGGATCATAAATTTGCAGTACTTGGCAGCGGGAATGGAGCACGGGCTTTTTGTGCACAGATAGGGGCTAAAGGGTACGACGTTATGATGTGGGAACCTCTCGAGGCTACCGAAGATTACAAACGACTTCGGGAAGAAAAGAAGATGTATCTTAAAGGAGATATTAATCTAGAAGGTAATTTAATGGGTGTTACCATGGACATTGCTGAAGCTATGGATAAGGCGAAAGTGCTTTTTGTGGTCGTTCCTTCTTTTGCACATGAGCCTATCTTCAAGAAAATGCTCCCCCATCTTAAAGATGGACAGCATGTAGTAGTAGTACCTGGTAACTATGCTGGTTTCAGACTTCGTAAAATAATGAAAGAAGCTGGAGTTGATGTAAAAATTTCCATTTCAGAGACAGCTTCTATGCCTTATGCTTGCCGCATTAGCAGCTACAATACAGTCCGGATTTTTAAAAAGAAATTTAAGTTGCAAATTGCCACTTCTCCTGCAGCTGAAGCAAAAGAAGTATTCGAAATAATGCAAGATATTTTTAAGGGATATGTAGAATTTATTCCCTCCAATAGTTTACTTGCCATTGACCTTGATAATATCAACTTTACCCTCCACCCACTGCCAGTTCTTCTAAATTATGGCGCTATCGAAAAAAATCCGGAAGGATTTCGCCATTACATGGATGGAATTACTCCCGAGATAACAAAGCTTATGGAAAAAATGGATGAAGAGCGAAGAGCCATTGGTAGAGCTTATGGAGTAAATCTCATTGAAGCCCTTGAACAGCTTAAAATGTTTTACGGAGACAATGACACAAAAACATATTATGAGTACGTGCAGAGTCCTCAATCTCCCTATGAAGACTTAATAGGGCATAATATAAAAGGGCGATACCTTACAGAAGATGTTCCCGGAGTTCTTGTTCCGGCCCTGCTGCTTGCCCGAAAAGCTGGTTGTAGTGCTCCTACAGTGGAGCTTGCGGTGGAATTGGCTTCTCGTCTTCATGGAGTGGACTATCTGAAGAATGGAACCACCCTTGAGACACTGGGTATTGCAGATCTTTCCATTGACCAGATTCGTAATATTTAA
- a CDS encoding serine dehydratase subunit alpha family protein, translating into MVSLKNFLKEEVKPALGCTEPGAVALAVARATEELGKVSVNSIKVLVSGNIFKNGMSVGIPGTNGLRGNVIAAALGALCGKSSLGLEVLKDCTDDMVLKAQKMVSAGHVQVLPDPDRNGVYVKASVQGGDKTAICIIEGSHTGIVQVTLDGKTVFSLEAETKENKSGEKESLSAAQEIAQMPFSSVVDLIQQMDDNDAAYALEGAQMNMDMAEHGFDESQTLGLEVGKTLKKAAANWETLDRSIKIRAISSAASDARMSGAPYPVMSSAGSGNHGITAILPVYILGRELGKSDREIAEGIIYSHLCTSFVKSRMGRLSPVCGCAVAAGAGAAGGIVHLLGGSDVQAAKAMELVLGNLVGMLCDGAKETCSLKVGTGAFEAVQAAELVMNGHCIEIPQGVIDEKIEETVANVVTVNTQGMSDVDKIILDIMASRSAC; encoded by the coding sequence ATGGTATCGCTCAAGAATTTCCTTAAAGAAGAGGTAAAGCCTGCATTAGGATGTACCGAGCCCGGCGCGGTAGCTTTGGCTGTCGCCCGGGCTACGGAAGAGCTGGGAAAGGTCTCTGTAAATTCCATTAAGGTTCTGGTGAGTGGAAATATATTCAAGAATGGAATGTCTGTAGGCATTCCCGGGACAAACGGCCTTCGGGGCAATGTCATTGCCGCGGCGCTAGGCGCCTTGTGCGGAAAGAGTTCCCTCGGTCTCGAAGTCCTCAAAGACTGTACTGACGACATGGTGCTTAAAGCTCAGAAAATGGTGTCTGCCGGACATGTACAGGTCCTCCCGGATCCCGACCGGAACGGTGTTTATGTCAAAGCAAGCGTGCAGGGCGGGGATAAAACAGCCATCTGTATCATTGAAGGCAGCCATACAGGCATTGTACAGGTCACCCTTGATGGGAAAACTGTCTTCTCTCTTGAGGCAGAGACAAAAGAGAATAAATCTGGAGAGAAAGAGTCTCTTTCTGCCGCGCAGGAGATCGCCCAAATGCCCTTCTCATCTGTGGTGGACCTTATCCAGCAGATGGACGACAATGATGCCGCCTATGCGCTGGAAGGGGCACAAATGAATATGGACATGGCAGAACATGGTTTCGACGAGAGCCAAACCCTCGGTCTTGAGGTGGGCAAAACCCTCAAAAAAGCCGCTGCCAACTGGGAGACCCTGGACCGGTCCATTAAAATTCGCGCTATTAGTTCCGCAGCTTCCGACGCTCGAATGTCTGGAGCCCCCTACCCTGTCATGAGCAGCGCGGGGAGTGGGAACCATGGAATCACCGCCATCCTGCCCGTCTATATTCTGGGACGTGAACTGGGCAAAAGCGACAGAGAGATAGCGGAAGGCATTATTTACAGCCACCTGTGTACAAGCTTCGTGAAGAGCCGGATGGGACGACTGAGCCCGGTTTGCGGATGTGCCGTAGCGGCTGGAGCCGGTGCTGCCGGCGGGATCGTTCATCTTCTGGGAGGTTCCGATGTCCAGGCAGCCAAAGCCATGGAGCTTGTGCTGGGGAACCTTGTTGGAATGCTGTGCGATGGAGCCAAGGAAACATGCTCACTGAAGGTCGGAACTGGAGCTTTTGAGGCTGTACAGGCCGCAGAGCTCGTTATGAACGGACATTGCATTGAAATCCCCCAGGGAGTTATTGACGAGAAGATCGAAGAAACCGTCGCCAATGTGGTAACGGTAAACACCCAGGGAATGAGTGACGTAGACAAAATTATTCTCGATATTATGGCTTCTCGCTCTGCCTGCTAA
- a CDS encoding uroporphyrinogen decarboxylase family protein has protein sequence MNHRERIEHAIAGKETDRLPYSLWWHFPNKDRMPRRLAELAIHYQEALDLDFIKYMPYGMFSTIDWGTDLKVFEGFGEPPVAANFPIATPEDWDKITPRCGTSGEYAIVLESQRIALKELHCQVPIVQTVFSPLTTALKMAGEETLKKHLVECPEKVHKGLEVITETTKEFALAAVENGAAGVFFATQMASRDRLNETQLNEFMKKYDRVILDAIKDTSWFNVLHIHGSNIYFEELLDYPIQVLNWHDRDDGPSMEEARAKTDRCFCGGLSHKHTLPNGTEEELRAQVQDTWKHNDGKAVIFAPGCVVNPNTSDERLLLVKKLIEETAR, from the coding sequence ATGAATCATCGCGAACGAATCGAACATGCTATAGCTGGGAAAGAGACAGATCGTTTACCGTACAGCCTTTGGTGGCATTTCCCCAACAAAGACAGAATGCCTCGAAGATTGGCGGAGCTCGCTATTCATTATCAAGAAGCTCTGGATCTGGACTTTATTAAATACATGCCTTACGGAATGTTCTCCACCATTGATTGGGGTACAGACCTCAAGGTATTCGAAGGGTTTGGCGAACCACCCGTAGCTGCCAATTTCCCTATAGCTACGCCTGAGGATTGGGACAAGATTACTCCTCGTTGCGGTACATCTGGGGAGTATGCCATTGTTCTTGAATCTCAGCGAATTGCCCTTAAAGAACTCCATTGTCAGGTTCCTATTGTACAGACTGTTTTCAGTCCCCTTACAACTGCTCTTAAAATGGCTGGTGAAGAGACTCTGAAAAAGCACCTGGTAGAGTGCCCAGAGAAGGTTCATAAGGGATTGGAAGTTATTACCGAGACCACGAAGGAATTTGCTCTGGCTGCTGTTGAGAACGGTGCGGCGGGAGTATTTTTTGCTACGCAGATGGCAAGCCGCGACCGTCTTAACGAAACACAACTCAACGAGTTCATGAAAAAGTACGACCGAGTCATCCTTGACGCCATTAAAGATACATCTTGGTTTAACGTGCTTCACATTCATGGATCGAACATCTATTTCGAGGAACTTCTTGATTACCCAATTCAAGTTTTGAACTGGCATGATAGAGATGACGGTCCTTCCATGGAGGAAGCTCGGGCTAAAACCGACCGCTGCTTCTGCGGAGGATTGAGCCACAAGCACACTCTTCCCAATGGGACAGAAGAAGAACTTCGCGCTCAGGTTCAAGATACATGGAAACATAATGATGGAAAAGCTGTTATTTTTGCTCCTGGCTGCGTAGTTAACCCGAACACATCCGACGAGCGTCTGCTGCTTGTCAAGAAACTTATCGAAGAGACAGCACGGTAA
- a CDS encoding GntR family transcriptional regulator, producing MSLAQLTPISSDGDKTMKQKVLESLREAIMRGYLESGQQLRQDDIAFQLGVSRIPVREALMQLEAEGLVTFYPYKGAVVSTLSPDEAKEIFEIRFILESEALRFAFPNLSNDVLDEALRLVEEAGAEKDSANWSDQNWKFHSFLYQYAKRPRLLAMIDSLNQNIDRYIRIYLRTLSFQSESIEAHKQLITALRERNIEKAVDLLKEHLKNAEHHIIQYLTR from the coding sequence TTGTCTTTAGCGCAATTGACCCCCATTAGCTCTGACGGTGACAAGACGATGAAGCAAAAGGTCTTAGAAAGTCTCAGAGAAGCCATTATGAGAGGATATTTGGAAAGTGGGCAGCAGCTGCGACAAGATGACATCGCTTTCCAGCTAGGTGTAAGCCGCATCCCCGTTCGAGAAGCCTTAATGCAATTGGAGGCAGAAGGGCTTGTAACTTTTTACCCCTATAAAGGAGCGGTCGTTTCCACTCTTTCTCCCGATGAAGCAAAAGAAATTTTCGAAATTCGTTTTATTTTAGAGTCTGAAGCCTTGCGTTTCGCCTTTCCCAATCTTTCCAACGACGTCCTTGATGAAGCACTGCGGCTTGTAGAAGAAGCTGGCGCAGAAAAAGATTCTGCCAATTGGAGTGATCAAAACTGGAAGTTTCACTCTTTTCTATATCAATATGCGAAGAGGCCTCGCCTTCTCGCTATGATTGATTCTCTCAACCAGAATATTGATCGCTATATTCGTATTTATTTAAGAACTTTAAGTTTCCAATCTGAATCTATCGAAGCTCACAAGCAGTTGATAACTGCTTTACGAGAAAGAAATATAGAAAAAGCTGTAGATCTTCTGAAAGAGCATTTAAAAAACGCAGAACATCACATAATTCAGTATTTAACGCGGTAA
- a CDS encoding AI-2E family transporter, which produces MGSSSENNSNEEIKERVQVVSRYGFRSLFFFMGFLCVVAAGAVLRSARSVVMPLVVAWLLSYIFKPIVRKLEKKKIPPTLSITLLLILFLGVCLLAFTFLYRRLMPFVNAFPAYYERLIHLIQDVGQSTDLPTDLLIEFDWGKRLTSWLLTLPGTAISLVSNLFLVIVFLIFILLGTPAPGGKLKRAFSPTTAERVQQVINAISAQIGRYLVTAVIISAATGIAAWLALTAIGVDFAVNWGVLAFVLNFIPYIGSILASIPPILVALVKFYPDLGPAIAASIALLIIQMGIGNFLTPKVMGDALDINPIIVLVSLLFWGWLWGGFGAVLAVPIAVVIKIVCENIPSLRPVAILMESGRRKK; this is translated from the coding sequence ATGGGCTCTTCTTCTGAGAATAATAGTAACGAAGAGATAAAAGAAAGGGTTCAGGTTGTAAGTCGATATGGGTTCCGAAGCCTTTTTTTCTTTATGGGGTTTCTTTGTGTTGTAGCGGCAGGCGCCGTGCTTCGCTCTGCAAGAAGCGTTGTTATGCCTTTGGTAGTGGCATGGCTTCTTTCTTATATTTTTAAACCTATAGTGAGAAAGCTCGAGAAGAAAAAAATTCCTCCTACCCTCTCTATAACGTTGTTACTTATTCTTTTTTTAGGTGTCTGTTTACTGGCGTTCACTTTCCTCTATAGGCGTTTAATGCCCTTTGTAAACGCATTCCCGGCCTATTATGAACGCCTGATACATCTTATACAGGATGTCGGCCAATCCACAGACCTACCAACAGATCTTTTGATTGAATTTGATTGGGGGAAACGCTTAACTTCCTGGCTTCTTACACTTCCAGGAACTGCTATTTCTCTGGTTAGTAATCTTTTTCTCGTGATCGTATTTCTGATCTTCATATTGCTGGGGACACCTGCGCCAGGGGGGAAACTTAAACGAGCTTTTTCCCCCACTACTGCGGAGCGAGTGCAGCAGGTTATTAACGCCATATCCGCACAGATAGGTCGATATTTAGTTACAGCGGTGATCATCAGCGCCGCGACCGGCATAGCCGCATGGCTCGCCTTAACGGCCATCGGAGTGGATTTCGCCGTTAACTGGGGAGTGCTGGCCTTTGTTCTCAACTTTATTCCTTACATTGGATCGATTCTAGCGTCTATCCCCCCTATTTTAGTGGCGTTGGTAAAATTTTACCCCGATTTGGGGCCTGCTATAGCCGCATCTATCGCTCTATTAATAATTCAAATGGGGATAGGAAATTTCTTAACCCCCAAGGTCATGGGAGACGCTCTCGACATCAATCCAATTATCGTATTAGTATCGCTGCTCTTCTGGGGATGGCTCTGGGGTGGTTTCGGAGCTGTACTCGCCGTTCCCATCGCTGTTGTCATTAAAATTGTCTGTGAAAATATCCCTTCCCTTCGGCCAGTAGCTATTCTTATGGAATCCGGGCGAAGGAAAAAGTAG
- a CDS encoding GntR family transcriptional regulator, whose translation MRHHSQTQSSVDYVYKELRRKIMNKEFKPGQHLPEIAIAEQLHVSRTPVREAFRRLANEGLINMIPNEGASLVDPSKEEIENTFEMRAYLECLAVKKAVHHITPLQLCMLEEEMQKEESIFAEKDLDKYLEINNAFHKIIAEASGNVVLYDLIVSVLSRSLVYLVLFESFFDFGGNPSLDEHREIVNALKEHNEERAVELMRSHILASAECVGEHGAKS comes from the coding sequence TTGAGGCATCATTCTCAAACACAATCATCTGTAGATTATGTATACAAAGAACTACGCCGTAAAATCATGAATAAAGAATTCAAACCGGGGCAACATCTTCCAGAAATAGCTATCGCAGAGCAGTTACATGTGAGTCGAACCCCTGTGCGAGAGGCATTTAGACGTCTTGCAAATGAAGGGCTTATTAACATGATACCCAACGAAGGTGCCAGTTTAGTCGACCCATCTAAAGAAGAGATTGAAAATACCTTCGAGATGCGAGCATATTTAGAATGTTTGGCTGTGAAAAAAGCGGTACATCACATAACGCCTCTTCAGCTTTGCATGTTGGAAGAAGAGATGCAAAAAGAAGAAAGTATTTTTGCAGAGAAGGATTTGGATAAGTACCTGGAGATAAACAATGCTTTCCATAAAATTATTGCGGAAGCCAGCGGGAATGTAGTTCTTTATGATCTTATCGTAAGCGTACTCTCTCGCTCTCTCGTCTATTTAGTGCTTTTTGAATCATTTTTTGACTTCGGAGGGAACCCCAGCCTTGATGAACATAGAGAAATTGTAAATGCACTGAAGGAGCATAATGAAGAAAGAGCTGTTGAATTAATGCGCTCTCACATTCTTGCCTCCGCTGAATGCGTTGGAGAGCATGGTGCCAAGTCTTGA
- the gcvPA gene encoding aminomethyl-transferring glycine dehydrogenase subunit GcvPA, with product MDKKKVVYPYIPNSVPHIQEEMLKEIGAESIDEFFECIPYELRLHKPLDLPAPLLSEIELKRHVQQVLSKNATTTENISFLGGGCWNHYVPAICDEINQRSEFLTAYAGEPYEDHGRFQALFEYESMMAELVDMDVVNVPTYDGAQAAATAIRMASRIANRSEVLVAENIHPETKAVIKNYCNPDLSIVCVPCDPKTGCLDVQKLKSLTSSKTAVLYFENPSFIGTIDSNGSHIAKILHEAGALMVVGVDPSSMGLLTPPSRYGADIVCGDLQPLGMHQCYGGARGGFMATRDDETFVREYPSRLFGIAPTTHGEWGFGDVAWERTSFAEREKAKEFVGTAAALWGITAGVYVALMGPKGMKELGENVYIRCQYLMEKMAVLPGVKIPLQSTPHFKEFIVNFDGTGKSVKEINKALLDRNIFGGLNVSKLFPSYGESALYSVTEVTTQQDMDTLITALGEILV from the coding sequence ATGGACAAGAAAAAGGTCGTATACCCTTATATTCCAAACTCCGTTCCTCATATTCAGGAAGAAATGTTGAAGGAAATAGGTGCGGAAAGCATTGATGAATTTTTTGAGTGTATCCCTTATGAATTAAGGCTTCACAAACCACTTGATCTTCCCGCCCCCCTCCTTTCTGAAATTGAGCTTAAGCGACATGTGCAACAGGTTCTTTCAAAGAATGCCACTACTACAGAAAATATTAGTTTTCTTGGCGGAGGGTGCTGGAACCACTACGTTCCCGCCATATGCGATGAAATAAACCAACGTTCGGAATTTCTTACGGCCTACGCAGGAGAGCCTTACGAAGATCACGGAAGATTTCAAGCTCTTTTTGAATATGAAAGCATGATGGCCGAGCTTGTGGATATGGATGTTGTAAACGTTCCAACATATGATGGAGCTCAGGCCGCAGCCACAGCCATCAGAATGGCTTCCAGAATTGCGAACCGCAGCGAAGTGCTTGTGGCTGAAAATATTCATCCAGAAACAAAAGCAGTTATAAAAAATTACTGCAACCCAGATCTCTCAATAGTCTGCGTCCCCTGCGATCCTAAAACAGGATGCCTTGATGTACAGAAACTCAAAAGCCTTACATCGTCTAAAACTGCTGTTCTCTATTTTGAAAACCCATCTTTTATCGGCACTATAGATTCCAATGGTTCCCACATAGCGAAAATCCTTCATGAGGCTGGAGCTCTTATGGTTGTAGGTGTGGATCCTTCCTCTATGGGACTCCTGACGCCTCCGTCCCGTTACGGGGCAGATATTGTTTGCGGAGACCTACAACCTCTTGGTATGCATCAATGTTATGGTGGAGCCCGGGGTGGGTTCATGGCTACTCGGGACGACGAAACCTTCGTTAGAGAGTATCCATCCCGGCTTTTTGGAATAGCTCCCACAACCCATGGTGAGTGGGGATTTGGAGATGTAGCTTGGGAACGAACATCCTTTGCAGAGCGAGAAAAAGCTAAAGAATTTGTTGGAACAGCAGCGGCTCTCTGGGGAATTACTGCAGGGGTCTACGTAGCTCTTATGGGGCCAAAAGGCATGAAGGAGCTTGGAGAGAACGTTTATATACGCTGTCAGTACCTTATGGAAAAAATGGCGGTGCTTCCAGGCGTAAAAATACCCCTTCAATCCACCCCTCATTTTAAAGAGTTTATTGTGAACTTTGATGGAACAGGAAAGTCTGTGAAGGAGATTAATAAAGCTCTATTAGATAGGAATATTTTTGGTGGCCTCAATGTCTCGAAACTTTTCCCAAGCTATGGCGAGAGCGCTCTTTACAGCGTAACAGAAGTTACAACGCAACAAGACATGGATACTCTCATCACAGCTCTAGGCGAAATTCTTGTATAA